A stretch of Glandiceps talaboti chromosome 18, keGlaTala1.1, whole genome shotgun sequence DNA encodes these proteins:
- the LOC144449784 gene encoding uncharacterized protein LOC144449784, with protein MTVSQEVSEQTSLPSRIRKRLSCEEEGNQYCETTGKCVPSQYVCDGVNDCNSGWYLVDNSDEPDSCNRCDEHVQYECSNRNCVAIEKHCNGLNDCGDWSDEKNCNTQDDGWNDYCYGALFTCSNGYDCVPTQWVCDGIIDCPDKRDELYGCDTFGIGSLKFPATHAIFDCRENEDRPVWNDIYIQFDRMCDGISNCDSSGGSDENCEKVVPKCSDGEYRCSDGQCIPIDNLCDGALDCSDDEHFGCNMIHYGRYCPNYYWLQSVFFCKNGQCLPSAVECDGDIDCADGSDEHVFCQIGSYNIYSFTGQCTGVNCADGVGCVDFSHVCDGVNHCSDGSDEDYYVCLAPWFYSNYEVDDWFVGLEWTEWYNIDHPKKGKDKFGDSEDLETLKKRHPEVCSPNFGIQCAVADTGETWLATDQKLEVPCTMDGGLVCKNIDQDKACLDYKIRLRCPAKPSHWTKWYDRDTPGTGAGGSDWENLLSYEFDEGWKYPDLCENPIGIECRVKKTHNPSWYTGQYLYYPCTVKEGLICRNMDQPFYEQCEDYEVRFQCPSEESKKISKRDISNEDEEHNYVNNKREDEDNKNVIDNNHYVSRSSNNNVITFNCTNGFLCDGDTRCIRQTSTCDSYQHCHDNTDEENCKRLESGVTLTKAFCGSQNFECINGDCIPAEYECDWFADCYDKSDEHKGCYLNGFECDEGYTYIPQEWVCDNIGDCIDGEDESIATCGIKCDGFLCDNNQTCVANEHVCDGQLHDCTDKTDETLDTCRDHFNCFQCGEPANKCLSWDWVCDSVADCDDVSEETLVACGRAIDRCWEGAFMCLHARFCVPQIWRCDGDNDCGDISDEQLCDEESSWGQESTWSFWGEWSECSAECGGERSRHRACLDAFGKCTGDSSECESCVDDCKEASGHRCGTRKHPGTSRIVGGEDAPKGSWPWQAQLVFKANANNEIAACGGTLIGKKYVVSAAHCFIGSMLDASRWVVRLGRETLDAEEKGVRHISVKKILVHKKFDQLSMDNDIAVLVLKKQVKEPTEFINFACLDGNIVFNKKSECFVTGWGLTDMNGYQPTILQEAYVPLIPIDVCNKPLSYNGMLTDNMLCAGHMQGDIDACQGDSGGPLVCKNKENGRWYLTGVVSWGYGCALKNKPGIYTKVNNYISWLENETGQTFHQD; from the exons ATGACTGTATCGCAAGAAG TTTCCGAGCAAACCAGCTTACCATCCAGAATACGTAAAAGATTAAGTTGTGAGGAAGAAGGCAACCAGTACTGTGAAACCACCGGTAAATGCGTTCCATCCCAATATGTTTGTGACGGTGTCAATGACTGTAACAGCGGATGGTATTTGGTGGACAATTCCGATGAGCCCGATAGTTGCAACAGATGTGACGAACACGTTCAATACGAATGCTCCAATAGGAATTGTGTTGCTATTGAGAAACACTGCAATGGATTGAACGATTGTGGCGATTGGAGTGAcgaaaaaaatt GCAACACTCAAGACGATGGCTGGAATGACTACTGTTATGGCGCCCTCTTTACCTGTTCCAATGGATATGACTGTGTACCTACTCAGTGGGTATGTGATGGGATCATTGACTGTCCAGATAAAAGGGACGAGCTGTATGGTTGTGATACATTTGGAA tCGGTTCTCTCAAGTTTCCTGCCACCCATGCCATTTTTGATTGTCGGGAAAATGAAGACCGTCCTGTATGGaatgatatttacatacaatttgaCAGGATGTGTGACGGTATCAGTAACTGTGACAGTTCTGGCGGCTCtgacgaaaactgtgaaaaag TTGTGCCTAAATGCAGTGATGGAGAATACCGATGTTCCGATGGACAATGTATACCGATTGATAACTTGTGTGATGGCGCGCTTGATTGCTCTGATGACGAACATTTTGGATGTAATATGA TTCACTACGGTCGATATTGTCCTAATTACTACTGGTTACAATCGGTTTTCTTCTGCAAGAATGGTCAGTGCTTACCGAGCGCTGTTGAGTGTGATGGCGACATTGACTGTGCAGATGGAAGTGATGAACATGTGTTTTGTCAAATAGGAAGTTACAACATCTATTCGTTCACAG GTCAATGTACTGGTGTCAATTGTGCCGATGGTGTGggctgtgttgatttcagtcacgtCTGTGATGGCGTCAACCACTGTTCTGATGGCTCTGATGAAGATTACTATGTATGTCTAGCTCCATGGTTTTATTCCAACTACGAAGTAG ATGACTGGTTTGTTGGTTTGGAATGGACGGAATGGTACAACATTGATCACCCTAAGAAGGGTAAGGACAAATTTGGCGATTCAGAAGACCTAGAAACTCTGAAAAAG CGGCATCCAGAAGTGTGTTCTCCGAATTTTGGCATCCAGTGTGCTGTGGCAGATACAGGTGAAACGTGGCTGGCCACTGACCAAAAATTGGAGGTTCCCTGTACGATGGATGGGGGACTAGTTTGTAAAAATATAGACCAAGATAAGGCCTGTCTTGACTACAAAATCCGACTACGATGTCCTG CCAAGCCTTCCCATTGGACAAAATGGTATGACAGAGACACTCCTGGTACCGGAGCTGGTGGCTCTGACTGGGAGAACCTACTGTCGTAT GAATTTGATGAAGGGTGGAAATATCCAGATCTGTGTGAAAATCCCATTGGAATCGAGTGCAGGGTCAAAAAGACTCATAACCCATCATGGTACACCGGCCAATATCTATACTATCCGTGCACGGTAAAGGAAGGACTGATCTGCCGCAATATGGACCAGCCTTTTTACGAACAGTGTGAGGACTACGAGGTTAGATTCCAATGCCCATCAGAAG AAAGCAAGAAAATTTCTAAACGTGACATTAGTAATGAAGATGAAGAGCACAATTATGTAAACAACAAAAGAGAGGACGAAGACAACAAAAACGTCATCGACAATAACCACTACGTCAGTAGAAGTAGCAACAATAACGTCATTACATTCAATTGTACAAATGGATTTCTGTGTGATGGCGACACCAGATGTATACGTCAGACCAGTACATGTGACTCTTATCaacattgccatgacaacaccGATGAAGAGAACTGTAAGAGACTTGAATCAG gAGTGACGTTGACGAAAGCTTTTTGTGGGTCCCAAAACTTTGAGTGCATCAACGGTGACTGCATACCGGCTGAGTACGAATGTGATTGGTTTGCAGACTGTTACGATAAATCCGATGAACACAAGGGATGTTACTTGAACG GTTTTGAATGTGACGAgggttatacatatataccacaAGAATGGGTTTGTGATAATATAGGTGATTGTATTGACGGCGAAGATGAAAGCATCGCTACTTGTG gTATAAAATGTGATGGTTTTCTCTGTGATAATAATCAGACCTGCGTGGCAAACGAACATGTGTGTGACGGCCAATTGCATGACTGTACGGATAAGACTGATGAAACATTGGACACTTGTAGAGATC ATTTCAATTGTTTTCAATGTGGTGAACCTGCCAATAAATGTCTTTCCTGGGACTGGGTCTGTGATAGTGTTGCTGACTGTGACGATGTATCTGAAGAAACCCTTGTGGCATGTGGACGAG CCATCGACCGATGCTGGGAAGGTGCATTTATGTGTCTGCATGCACGATTCTGTGTTCCTCAGATTTGGCGTTGTGACGGCGACAACGACTGTGGTGACATCTCCGATGAACAATTATGTG ACGAAGAGAGCTCGTGGGGTCAGGAGAGCACGTGGTCCTTTTGGGGAGAATGGTCTGAATGCAGTGCAGAATGTGGGGGTGAAAGGTCAAGACATCGAGCATGTCTCGATGCGTTTGGCAAGTGCACCGGTGACAGTTCTGAGTGTGAAAGCTGTGTAGATGACTGCAAAGAAGCTTCAG GCCATCGATGTGGAACTCGCAAACATCCCGGAACTTCACGTATTGTTGGCGGTGAGGACGCCCCAAAAGGTAGCTGGCCATGGCAGGCTCAGTTAGTGTTCAAAGCCAATGCTAATAATGAGATAGCTGCCTGTGGTGGTACGTTGATaggaaaaaaatatgttgtcagCGCAGCACATTGTTTTATCGGATCAAT GTTAGATGCCAGCCGTTGGGTTGTTCGTCTTGGTAGAGAAACCCTTGATGCAGAAGAAAAGGGTGTAAGACACATCAGTGTCAAAAAGATTCTTGTCCATAAAAAATTTGATCAATTGTCTATGGATAACGACATCGCTGTGTTAGTACTAAAGAAACAGGTCAAAGAACCCACGGAATTTATAAATTTTGCGTGTTTGGATGGTAACATAGTTTTCAATAAGAAATCCGAATGCTTTGTCACGGGTTGGGGCCTCACTGACA TGAATGGTTATCAACCAACTATACTACAGGAGGCGTATGTTCCCCTTATACCAATTGATGTATGCAACAAACCTCTATCCTATAACGGAATGCTCACTGACAACATGCTGTGTGCAGGGCATATGCAAGGAGATATAGATGCCTGCCAG